One Rhodothermales bacterium DNA window includes the following coding sequences:
- a CDS encoding NAD(P)H-dependent oxidoreductase encodes MTSSPLHILGFAGSLRARSFNRALLNAAAELAPESLKITVFDLSDIPLYNGDLDTDERRPESVRRFKTAITDANGVLIATPEYNYGVPGVLKNALDWASRPGFKSPMVYKPAAIMGASQGASGTMRGQENLKTNLLAMLASVFPHPGVAVSQAASKFDDALRLKDSTTRDFIHEFLSGFGGWVRRMV; translated from the coding sequence ATGACGTCATCCCCTCTCCATATCCTCGGTTTCGCCGGCAGCCTCCGAGCGCGCTCCTTTAACCGCGCCCTGCTCAACGCCGCCGCCGAACTGGCCCCTGAGTCCCTCAAAATCACCGTATTCGACCTGTCCGATATCCCGCTCTACAACGGCGATCTGGACACGGACGAGCGGCGACCCGAATCTGTGCGCCGGTTCAAAACAGCCATCACCGATGCGAACGGCGTTCTCATCGCCACCCCGGAATACAATTACGGCGTGCCAGGTGTTCTCAAAAATGCGCTGGACTGGGCGTCGCGCCCCGGGTTTAAGTCGCCGATGGTATACAAGCCGGCGGCGATCATGGGAGCCTCTCAAGGTGCCAGTGGAACCATGCGGGGCCAGGAAAACCTCAAAACCAATCTACTTGCCATGCTCGCCTCGGTCTTCCCTCACCCGGGTGTAGCCGTTTCGCAGGCAGCCTCAAAATTCGACGACGCGCTCCGTCTGAAAGACTCGACCACACGTGATTTTATCCACGAATTCCTATCCGGCTTTGGTGGATGGGTTCGGCGCATGGTATGA
- a CDS encoding putative collagen-binding domain-containing protein — protein sequence MRYGLLVLLLFVAPVVGFYFRGSSTLDRFGGVTYAIHTSDTRGIQTFTPPTTGRGQDWMLVIRDTSTEP from the coding sequence ATGCGATACGGTCTCCTCGTCCTTCTGCTGTTTGTCGCGCCCGTCGTCGGGTTCTACTTCCGGGGCAGCAGCACGCTCGATCGGTTCGGCGGCGTCACGTATGCTATCCACACTTCGGACACCCGGGGTATTCAGACCTTCACGCCGCCGACGACCGGGCGGGGGCAGGATTGGATGCTGGTTATTCGGGATACGTCGACGGAGCCGTAG